The genomic stretch GAAATAGTTCTGCATACCAATTATGGGTCAGATAAAAAAGTATTAAAGGTTTTTTCTCTTTTCAGAAGTAGCTGGATGTTTCAGGCTTTTCAAGGCTGCTTTCTTATCGAAATGAAAAATACCTGAACAAATGGAAAGATTATTCCGTTTTAGTTATTAAGACGTCTTATAAATTAAAGAACTAAAAAATAAAACTGAAATGAAGCGTATATTCTTTTTAATATTACTTGCCGTTATGTCAACCGGCATATATGCTCAAACCGATGATAAAGGATATAAGGAAGGAGCATGGGTACTGAATGGTGTTACCGGTCTGAATTTGTCACAAACCGCCATGACTAACTGGTCGGCCGGTGGTGAGAATGCCTTATCGGGAAACGCTTACCTGAATGGTTCGTTGACTCATAAAAATGGAAACTGGCTATGGGTGACTAATCTGATATTGGATTATGGCCTGTCCAAAACAAAATCGCAGGGAATGAGAAAGACTACCGATAAAATAGGCCTTTCTACCCAATTAGGATATTCTACTAATAATGTATGGTATTATACTTTAATGGGAGACTTGAATACACAATTTGCCAAAGGATACAACTATCCGGACAAGACTCACTATATTTCGAACTTCTTTGCACCGGCTTATTCTAATATCTCATTAGGTATGGAGTATCGCCCTAAGAGTAACTATTCTGTTTTTCTTTCTCCGGTTTCTGCAAAAATGACTTTTGTGGAAGATGATTATCTTTCGGAGATAGGAGCTTTTGGTGTGGATCCGGGAGATCGTTTCAAAATAGAATGCGGCGCTTATCTGAAAGGCAGGGCCGAGATGCCACTTATGGAAAATGTGAGCATGATTACAACAGCCGATTTCTTTACTCCTTACAGTAGCCAGTTTGGTAATGTGGATGTAAATTGGGATGTATTGATCAGCATGAAAATTAATAAGTTTTTGTCCGCCACCATCAATACGACTTTGAAATATGATAATGATGTGAAGACTTTTGAAGAGGATGGAACTAAAAGAGGGGCGAAAGTTCAGTTCAAAGAAATATTGGGGGTAGGTGTTGCTTATAATTTCTGACGGGGGATAGTTTCACCATAGATTACACAGATTCACAGATTATGTGGATTTATAACGGTTCACACGGATTATGACGATTGATACTAAAGAGTTGGGTCAACTAAATCTGTGTGAATCTGTGTAATCTGTGGTGAATCCTCCTGTTTTTCCTTCTTTTTCACCGCTATTTTGTCTTATTTCTGCCTTAATAAAAAGTATTCTTATATTTTATCGCAAAAAAATGGGAAATTGTGATAGATTGTAGGAAATTGTTTTTATATTTGCATCGTTCAAA from Phocaeicola dorei encodes the following:
- a CDS encoding DUF3078 domain-containing protein; this encodes MKRIFFLILLAVMSTGIYAQTDDKGYKEGAWVLNGVTGLNLSQTAMTNWSAGGENALSGNAYLNGSLTHKNGNWLWVTNLILDYGLSKTKSQGMRKTTDKIGLSTQLGYSTNNVWYYTLMGDLNTQFAKGYNYPDKTHYISNFFAPAYSNISLGMEYRPKSNYSVFLSPVSAKMTFVEDDYLSEIGAFGVDPGDRFKIECGAYLKGRAEMPLMENVSMITTADFFTPYSSQFGNVDVNWDVLISMKINKFLSATINTTLKYDNDVKTFEEDGTKRGAKVQFKEILGVGVAYNF